In Mytilus edulis chromosome 6, xbMytEdul2.2, whole genome shotgun sequence, the following proteins share a genomic window:
- the LOC139528788 gene encoding 3 beta-hydroxysteroid dehydrogenase/Delta 5-->4-isomerase type 2-like, translating into MKHVVLVTGGSGFLGQHVVKHLQLYGENVKEIRVLDVVDYKQKLEFEIKKPTQTFTGSITDKDLVERACHGVDIVLHVASIIDYNQFPNQAILNEVNVKGTEVVLNACREENVPYLIYCSSSSLYLGPEAVMDGTETSVSQPSRFYYKAYASSKAKAQDMVLSANGSKLNNGNVLRTLAILPLPMFGELDNVQIPLAVRPFKGKTFPVVGPMDATVQFSYVGNTAMMFVTAAEALPNNSSLGGHFFFAADDTPPASYPETMKPFFNHFGTKTSKWHVPYWIAMSLMFLFFCILFILRFLRITLPTVHFSFGSLAFLNTTFYVTYDKAKTMLGYKPLYEYGSCIERAKAFYESII; encoded by the exons ATGAAACACGTTGTTTTGGTAACAGGCGGGAGTGGATTTCTTGGTCAGCATGTTGTGAAACACTTACAACTCTATGGAGAAAATGTTAAAGAAATTAGAGTTTTAGATGTGGTCGACTATAAGCAAAAGCTAG aaTTTGAGATTAAGAAGCCAACGCAAACATTTACCGGGAGTATAACAGACAAAGATTTAGTAGAACGCGCTTGCCATGGGGTTGATATTGTTTTACATGTTGCGTCCATTATTGACTACAACCAGTTCCCTAACCAAGCCATTCTAAATGAAGTTAATGTCAAAG GTACAGAGGTCGTATTGAATGCATGTCGGGAGGAGAATGTGCCTTACCTTATTTACTGTAGTTCTAGTTCATTATATCTTGGTCCGGAGGCTGTGATGGACGGAACAGAAACATCTGTTTCACAACCATCTAGATTCTATTATAAAGCCTATGCCTCGTCTAAAGCTAAAGCACAAGATATGGTCTTATCTGCCAATGGTTCTAAATTGAATAATG GAAATGTTCTGAGAACTCTTGCAATTCTACCTTTGCCTATGTTTGGGGAATTGGACAACGTACAAATACCTCTTGCCGTTCGCCCATTCAAGGGTAAAACATTCCCTGTGGTTGGACCTATGGATGCTACAGTACAGTTCAGTTATGTTGGAAACACTGCAATGATGTTCGTCACAGCAGCAGAAGCTTTACCTAATAATTCGTCGCTTGGAGGACATTTTTTCTTTGCCGCCGACGATACACCACCAGCCTCATATCCTGAAACAATGAAaccattttttaaccattttggtACTAAGACCTCTAAATGGCATGTTCCATATTGGATTGCGATGTCTTTAatgtttctgtttttctgtatactatttATTTTACGGTTCCTGAGAATAACTTTGCCGACAGTACATTTTTCGTTTGGTAGTTTAGCCTTTCTTAATACGACTTTCTATGTCACTTACGACAAAGCGAAAACTATGCTTGGATATAAACCTCTTTATGAATATGGGTCATGCATCGAAAGAGCCAAAGCGTTTTATGAAAGTATAATTTAA
- the LOC139528792 gene encoding uncharacterized protein yields MGMGKMMGGGMGGGMGGGMGGGMMGGMGGMGGGMGGMGKMMMPMPMPMPMPMPMPMPMPMPMPKSMPMPMPMPMPMPMPKMGGGMMGGMMGGMGGGMMGGMGGGIMGGMGGGMGGGMGGGMGGGMGGGMGGGMGGGMGGGMGGKMGGGKRYRRATDSYSYDY; encoded by the exons ATGGGTATGGGTAAGATGATGGGCGGTGGTATGGGCGGAGGAATGGGAGGTGGAATGGGAGGTGGTATGATGGGAGGTATGGGCGGTATGGGTGGAGGTATGGGTGGTATGGGTAAGATGATGATGCCAATGCCAATGCCAATGCCGATGCCAATGCCAATGCCAATGCCAATGCCAATGCCAATGCCAAAATCCATGCCAATGCCAATGCCAATGCCAATGCCAATGCCAATGCCAAAAATGGGAGGTGGTATGATGGGAGGCATGATGGGAG GTATGGGCGGAGGAATGATGGGCGGTATGGGCGGAGGAATAATGGGAGGTATGGGCGGAGGAATGGGAGGAGGAATGGGCGGAGGAATGGGCGGTGGAATGGGCGGAGGAATGGGCGGAGGAATGGGCGGAGGAATGGGCGGAGGAATGGGCGGTAAAATGGGAGGTGGCAAAA GATACAGAAGAGCCACTG ATTCTTATTCATACGATTATTGA